The proteins below come from a single Antennarius striatus isolate MH-2024 chromosome 18, ASM4005453v1, whole genome shotgun sequence genomic window:
- the si:ch1073-184j22.1 gene encoding erythroferrone — translation MPARTPQGRSSSSGGAGGPLLLLPLGQMMMMMMMVMMMMMMMVVVEEAAAVEEVLSEEMLEEDEAVSTEVLESMSSDASRVSPLSSWLIFRSNSNKGDNRRTKGSRRTSKHGLPGPPGPPGPQGPPGPPAPLLPQQQELIQELQHKLKDMASGVCFLCDRPPRVSTSFLSRLLQVVTVPRRSLLELQSFRQPSDSEQNLQRGQNFNSSTGRYTAPVSGFYQLTASLLIESGDRIQVRMRDSVKAAICIESLCQTNLSIESVMGVAAAGGTFSILLTGTLYLQAGESVSVFVDNGTGSAVSVLQDSLFSGILLGV, via the exons ATGCCGGCCAGGACACCCCAGGGAAGGAGCTCCTCCTCGGGCGGGGCAGGAgggccgctgctgctgctgcccctggggcagatgatgatgatgatgatgatggtgatgatgatgatgatgatgatggtggtggtggaggaagcAGCCGCCGTTGAGGAGGTGCTGAGCGAGGAGATGTTGGAGGAGGACGAGGCCGTCAGCACCGAGGTCCTG gagtcGATGTCCTCCGACGCCTCCAGAGTGTCTCCTCTCAGCTCCTGGTTGATCTTCAGGAGTAACTCCAACAAGGGCGACAACAGGAGAACCAAAGGTTCCAGGAGAACCTCAAAG catggTCTTCCTGGCCCCCCAGGACCTCCAGGACCTCAGGGGCCCCCGGGGCCCCCGGCGCCTCTCCTGCCACAACAACAGGAGCTGATCCAGGAGCTGCAGCACAAACTGAAAG ACATGGCATCAGGCGTGTGTTTTCTGTGCGACCGTCCTCCCCGCGTCTCCACCTCCTTCCTCAGTCGCCTCCTGCAGGTCGTCACCGTCCCGCGACGCAGCCTCCTGGAGCTGCAGTCcttcagacag CCCTCCGACTCGGAGCAGAACCTCCAGAGAGGTCAGAACTTCAACAGCAGCACCGGCCGCTACACCGCGCCCGTCTCCGGCTTCTACCAGCTGACTGCCAGCCTCCTGATCG agtcaGGTGACAGAATCCAGGTCCGAATGAGGGACAGTGTGAAAGCAGCGATCTGCATCGAGTCACTGTGTCAGACCAACCT gtccaTAGAGTCTGTGATGGGCGTGGCAGCTGCTGGAGGAACATTCAGCATCCTACTGACAGGAACGCTTTATCTACAG GCTGGAGAGTCCGTGTCCGTGTTCGTGGACAACGGGACGGGCTCAGCCGTCAGCGTCCTGCAGGACTCTCTGTTCTCCGGGATCCTGCTGGGGGTCTGA